The Bacteroides fragilis NCTC 9343 genome includes the window AATACCGTATATCAAGTCTGTTTTCATCAGTTTTTAGTTTATTGTCCATTTCAGTGCCAGTGTAGGGATGACATAAAAACCATCGCGTCCACCAAAATTATTACTCAGCTCAACTTCTGAGCCCACACTCAACTTAAATTTATCACTGATACCTTTTATACGGTTCAGATTCACCCAAAACTGGGGCTCGGTAAGAAAAATAGTCTTCCCATAAGCAGTCTCCTCACGCCACCAGTCAGCAAAGCCGGAAAAAGTGAGCAAGTTATTGCTGAAATTCATATACCAGGTTCCGGTCAGCTGAAAGTTATTGGGAGAATGGTGTTTCTGAATATACTTATACATGGCCGACAATGAAAAGCCACGCGAGAAAGCAGTATTATTATAAGTATAGGTAACTCCCCCCAAATAAGCGTTCTGATAAGAAAAACCTTTGGCAAGACCTCCATTATACTCCACATGTACCGAGAACGGATTCTTCCAGAATTTCAATTCACGGGCTATTTCCCAATAAGCAGCCGCTACTCCGTCAGAAGTATAGTCCATGTCCACAAAGAAATAAGTACTACCCCACTTATCAGGATGAAACTTCTCCACGGTAGAGGTTAATACAGGACGGTCCTTTAAATCTTTATCATACAAAGAACGTCCGAAATCATAGTGCAACTGAATGTTTTGTGCCCTTAATCCGATGCCAACGGATAACAAAAACAGGCAAAAAAGAGCAATAGCAGTCCTTCTCATGTTGAATGTTTTTTTATTAAGGCGCAAAAGTAATTAAAAATCGTGGGAGTACGTTTCTATCAAATAGATATTATCACTATTTTTGCTCCCGATCAAATAGTAAACAATGGACATAGAAATAGAAAATCATCCGTTAGAGCCCTTTCTCCCCGCCAATGCCCGATTGCTGATGCTGGGAAGTTTTCCACCTCAAAAGAAACGATGGTCGATGGATTTTTACTATCCGAACCTGAACAATGATATGTGGAGAATCGTGGGATTGCTGTTCTTTAACAACAAAGACTACTTCCTTAACGAAACCCGGAAAGCTTTCTGCCGCGAACGCATTATCAGCTTTCTCAACGATAAAGGAATAGCTTTATTCGATACCGCTTCGGCCATCCGACGCCTACAGGACAATGCCTCAGACAAGTTCCTGGAAGTGGTGCAGCCCACTGATATAAGCCGACTTCTCGGACAACTCCCGGAATGCAAAGCCATCGTCACAACAGGGCAAAAGGCAACAGATACACTCCGGGCACAATTCGAAGTGGAAGAACCCAAGGTGGGCGATTTCTCTG containing:
- a CDS encoding nucleoside-specific channel-forming Tsx family protein → MRRTAIALFCLFLLSVGIGLRAQNIQLHYDFGRSLYDKDLKDRPVLTSTVEKFHPDKWGSTYFFVDMDYTSDGVAAAYWEIARELKFWKNPFSVHVEYNGGLAKGFSYQNAYLGGVTYTYNNTAFSRGFSLSAMYKYIQKHHSPNNFQLTGTWYMNFSNNLLTFSGFADWWREETAYGKTIFLTEPQFWVNLNRIKGISDKFKLSVGSEVELSNNFGGRDGFYVIPTLALKWTIN
- a CDS encoding uracil-DNA glycosylase family protein, translated to MDIEIENHPLEPFLPANARLLMLGSFPPQKKRWSMDFYYPNLNNDMWRIVGLLFFNNKDYFLNETRKAFCRERIISFLNDKGIALFDTASAIRRLQDNASDKFLEVVQPTDISRLLGQLPECKAIVTTGQKATDTLRAQFEVEEPKVGDFSEFVFDGRPVRLYRMPSSSRAYPLALDKKAAAYRTMYQDLQMLNIE